The proteins below come from a single Natrinema sp. SYSU A 869 genomic window:
- a CDS encoding FAD-dependent oxidoreductase, with amino-acid sequence MSGKYDLVIVGGGISGASLLYTTAKFTDIDSIALIEKESEIAAINSHHTNNSQTLHFGDIETNYTLEKAEEVKEGAELLAGYLENQDPDREMHSKRSKMVLGVGEDEVTELEGRYEDEGFGDLYPKLQPIDREEIGEIEPKVVEGRDPSKDMLALQTPDGYVVDYGETTKSFVAEAKDEANVDVFTGTAVEDITPTLDGYTIETDDDRFDCDATVVAAGSHSLQMAKELGYGQDKVLLPIAGSFFLADDLLNGKVYTLQMKKLPFAAVHGDADVHDGSITRFGPTAKLVPTLERGRISTVKDFLDVFGLNAAAFLSYANILSDRILLPYVLRNLVYDLPNVGRKQFLPHVQKVVPSVELEDIERAKGYGGVRPQIVDTKNKSLDMGEAKIVGDDVIFNITPSPGASTCLKNAMRDTHTLLDFLGDDYEFDEEAFRNETIDNFPRGDESDGKKAVKPSADD; translated from the coding sequence ATGTCTGGTAAATATGACTTAGTAATCGTCGGCGGCGGTATCAGTGGCGCGTCGCTTCTATACACGACCGCGAAGTTCACTGATATCGATTCGATCGCCCTGATCGAGAAGGAATCAGAGATCGCAGCGATCAATTCTCACCACACGAATAACTCTCAGACCCTCCACTTCGGGGACATCGAGACTAACTATACGCTCGAGAAGGCCGAGGAGGTAAAAGAGGGCGCGGAGCTCCTCGCCGGCTATCTAGAGAATCAGGACCCCGACCGGGAGATGCACTCGAAACGCAGCAAGATGGTGCTGGGGGTCGGCGAGGACGAAGTCACGGAGCTTGAAGGGCGCTACGAAGACGAGGGCTTCGGCGACCTCTACCCGAAACTCCAGCCGATCGACCGCGAAGAGATCGGCGAGATCGAACCGAAGGTCGTCGAGGGCCGCGACCCCTCGAAGGACATGCTTGCACTTCAAACGCCGGACGGCTACGTCGTCGACTACGGCGAGACGACGAAGTCGTTCGTCGCGGAGGCAAAAGACGAGGCGAACGTCGACGTCTTCACCGGGACAGCAGTCGAGGACATCACGCCGACGCTCGACGGCTACACGATCGAAACGGACGACGACCGCTTCGACTGCGACGCCACCGTCGTTGCCGCCGGCTCGCACAGCCTCCAGATGGCCAAGGAACTCGGCTACGGCCAGGATAAGGTCCTGCTCCCAATCGCTGGGAGCTTCTTCCTCGCGGACGATCTCCTGAACGGCAAGGTCTACACGCTCCAGATGAAGAAACTGCCCTTCGCCGCCGTCCACGGCGACGCGGACGTCCACGACGGCAGTATTACGCGGTTCGGGCCGACCGCGAAACTCGTCCCCACGCTCGAGCGCGGCCGCATCTCGACCGTGAAGGACTTCCTCGATGTCTTCGGGCTGAACGCGGCGGCGTTCCTGAGCTACGCCAATATTCTCTCGGATCGTATCCTCCTGCCGTACGTGCTCCGGAACCTCGTCTACGATCTCCCGAACGTCGGCCGGAAACAGTTCCTGCCCCACGTCCAGAAGGTCGTCCCGAGCGTTGAACTCGAAGACATCGAACGCGCCAAGGGCTACGGCGGCGTCCGGCCGCAGATCGTCGACACGAAGAACAAGTCCCTGGATATGGGTGAGGCCAAGATCGTTGGCGACGACGTCATCTTCAACATCACGCCATCGCCGGGTGCCTCGACGTGTCTCAAGAACGCCATGCGCGACACGCACACGCTGCTCGATTTCCTCGGCGACGACTACGAGTTCGACGAAGAGGCGTTCCGCAACGAAACAATCGACAACTTCCCGCGCGGGGACGAATCCGACGGAAAGAAAGCCGTTAAACCGAGTGCCGACGACTGA
- a CDS encoding FAD-dependent oxidoreductase, whose translation MTPERRDVAIIGGGICGLTTALALERRGWTPTVYEAASEYRPIGAGILLQTNALLVLDRLGIVDRVREAGVPLEDNLIRSASGRVLTRFDLDRVERADFGYGFMAIHRAELQRILLDELDAEVRIGMTCEAVTDTETPAVRFTDGTQIEPDILIGTDGINSVVRDAVAPNVEPRALDSIVYRAIATVDLPEQYRTRGLEVWGEGTYTGGAPTDADRFYWFTTAPESTAEGRTDSRPTKAMLIGLFSEFPAPVPSVVESLDTETVLSTGLADVPPLEQWHRGSVVVAGDAAHGMLPFAGQGAAQAIEDALTLAHEITTCGESTAAFEIFEAKRKRRADRIRAESHRLGALITIQSRVGARIRNLAVGTLPDAVFRRARRRRASRTSLPETTASDQHFDIR comes from the coding sequence ATGACTCCAGAGAGACGTGACGTCGCTATCATCGGAGGCGGGATCTGTGGACTAACCACGGCACTCGCGCTCGAACGGCGGGGCTGGACCCCGACCGTATATGAGGCTGCGTCCGAGTACCGACCCATCGGCGCCGGAATCCTGCTACAGACGAACGCGTTACTCGTTTTGGACCGCCTCGGAATCGTCGATCGCGTCCGAGAGGCGGGAGTTCCCCTCGAAGACAATTTGATTCGGTCCGCAAGCGGACGAGTGCTGACGCGATTCGATCTGGACCGAGTCGAACGGGCCGACTTCGGCTACGGCTTCATGGCGATACACCGCGCCGAACTGCAGCGGATACTCCTTGACGAACTGGACGCCGAAGTCAGAATCGGAATGACGTGCGAAGCGGTGACTGACACGGAAACGCCGGCCGTCCGATTTACCGACGGCACGCAAATCGAGCCCGACATCCTCATCGGCACGGACGGAATCAACTCTGTCGTCCGGGACGCCGTCGCACCGAACGTCGAACCGCGAGCGCTGGACAGTATCGTCTATCGAGCCATCGCTACGGTAGATCTACCTGAGCAGTACCGAACTCGGGGGCTCGAGGTGTGGGGCGAGGGGACCTACACCGGCGGTGCGCCAACCGACGCCGATCGGTTCTACTGGTTCACTACAGCGCCGGAGTCCACCGCTGAGGGACGAACCGACTCACGGCCGACGAAAGCAATGCTGATCGGACTGTTTTCGGAGTTTCCCGCTCCGGTTCCCTCTGTCGTCGAGTCACTTGATACCGAGACTGTGCTCAGTACTGGTTTGGCGGACGTCCCGCCACTTGAACAGTGGCATCGCGGGTCAGTCGTCGTCGCCGGCGATGCGGCCCACGGAATGTTGCCGTTTGCTGGGCAAGGTGCGGCACAGGCTATCGAAGATGCGCTCACGCTGGCCCACGAAATCACCACGTGCGGAGAGTCGACGGCGGCCTTCGAGATATTCGAGGCCAAGCGAAAACGCAGAGCCGATCGGATTCGAGCCGAGTCACACCGGCTCGGAGCCCTGATTACGATCCAATCACGGGTCGGGGCTCGAATACGAAATCTCGCGGTCGGAACGCTTCCGGACGCAGTTTTTCGACGAGCCCGCCGACGACGAGCATCGCGCACGTCACTTCCAGAGACTACTGCCTCCGATCAACACTTCGATATCCGGTAA
- a CDS encoding helix-turn-helix domain-containing protein, protein MRYLTVLIHPAEGGAFHPLGEKLTKESGIEREAIHHVEHLADDTVLLFAEGSGDRDRYEEIMRDSPYVVDYLVSGADRWMAVNQFEPTDATRRLLERQRESNVVIETPIYFTADGSLRITYLGSDAAFRELFRDSVEETTVTFDVVETGDYEPDEATLTRLLTTRQQEVLEVAVEIGYYSASRQSTLDDVADVVGIAPTTVGEHLRKVEERVFGALVR, encoded by the coding sequence ATGCGATATCTCACGGTTCTCATTCACCCGGCCGAGGGCGGTGCGTTCCATCCGCTCGGGGAGAAACTCACGAAAGAGTCAGGGATCGAGCGGGAAGCGATTCACCACGTCGAACACCTCGCCGACGACACGGTGCTGTTGTTCGCCGAGGGGAGCGGAGACCGGGACCGATACGAGGAGATAATGCGGGACTCGCCGTACGTCGTCGACTATCTCGTTTCCGGGGCGGACCGGTGGATGGCTGTAAATCAGTTCGAACCGACGGACGCAACTCGGCGCCTGCTGGAACGTCAACGCGAGTCGAACGTCGTCATCGAGACGCCAATCTACTTCACCGCCGATGGTTCGCTACGGATAACGTATCTGGGAAGCGACGCTGCCTTTCGGGAGTTGTTCCGCGACTCCGTCGAGGAGACGACTGTCACGTTCGATGTCGTCGAAACGGGCGACTACGAACCGGACGAAGCGACGCTCACGAGACTGTTGACGACGCGCCAGCAGGAAGTGCTCGAAGTAGCGGTCGAGATAGGGTACTACAGTGCGTCTCGGCAATCCACGCTCGACGATGTGGCAGACGTTGTCGGAATTGCGCCGACGACCGTGGGCGAGCACCTCCGAAAAGTGGAGGAGCGCGTGTTCGGTGCTCTCGTTCGTTGA
- a CDS encoding pyridoxamine 5'-phosphate oxidase family protein: protein MTDFRGAWTGDDVEAFLQETTVPIRIATRRPDGSLWLVTLWYRYRDGALECATRANADVVRFLRNDPEIAFDISTNDIPYRGIRGNGTVEIEPDGRPVLRDLVERYLGGTDSSLAEWLLDEDREEVGIRIEPREIYSWDYSERMGEGASDRTA, encoded by the coding sequence ATGACCGACTTCCGCGGGGCGTGGACCGGAGACGACGTCGAGGCCTTCCTGCAGGAGACGACCGTGCCGATTCGGATCGCCACCCGGCGGCCGGACGGATCGCTGTGGCTCGTCACGCTGTGGTACCGCTATCGGGACGGCGCGCTCGAGTGTGCGACACGAGCGAACGCGGACGTGGTGCGATTCCTTCGGAACGATCCGGAGATCGCCTTCGACATCTCGACGAACGACATCCCCTACCGCGGGATCAGGGGTAACGGGACCGTCGAAATCGAACCCGACGGCAGGCCGGTCCTGCGGGATCTCGTGGAACGCTACCTCGGCGGCACGGACTCCTCGCTCGCCGAGTGGTTGCTCGACGAGGACCGCGAGGAGGTCGGGATCCGGATCGAGCCTCGAGAGATCTACAGCTGGGACTACAGCGAGCGAATGGGTGAGGGCGCGAGCGACCGCACAGCGTAG
- a CDS encoding LEA type 2 family protein: MAPGRRTWMALLVVIVLIVAVATYSLLVVNQPRIESVDNEWGTVTSERTEIETRIGVDNPRLLRVGDAAADVSYTVSLNDIEVATERKRQIDAAGTESEIAVSTWLDNDDIPAWWASHVERNETTTVRIEPDIVVEYAGIHRSADQWTQTRTVRTDLLEPLQTTESQRFEAGGQTMFIVNETGAQWGNATPNRTPIEASATVTNPMAIPIPITEIRYTIQLNGIVVGDGVAGEQFLLEPERTQTLEANATIDNDNLDEWWVTHLRNNETSTLSVEFDATLEFGGAEREVPLEFLSYERTVQTDMLGSSDTEAAGSADADTAASSDGRESDRTRNRTSTANRS, translated from the coding sequence ATGGCCCCCGGTCGTCGGACGTGGATGGCCCTTCTCGTCGTGATCGTACTGATCGTCGCAGTCGCGACATACAGCCTGCTCGTGGTGAATCAACCACGGATCGAATCGGTCGACAACGAGTGGGGGACTGTCACGAGCGAACGGACCGAAATCGAAACCCGCATCGGCGTCGACAATCCCCGATTGCTCCGCGTCGGTGATGCTGCGGCGGACGTCTCGTATACGGTCTCGCTGAACGATATTGAGGTCGCTACGGAGCGTAAACGGCAGATAGATGCCGCCGGCACGGAGAGCGAAATTGCCGTCTCGACGTGGCTCGACAACGACGACATTCCGGCGTGGTGGGCGAGCCACGTCGAGCGAAACGAGACGACGACGGTACGAATCGAACCGGACATCGTTGTCGAGTATGCCGGTATCCACCGCTCGGCGGATCAGTGGACGCAGACCCGAACCGTCCGCACTGATTTGCTCGAGCCGTTGCAGACGACCGAGAGTCAGAGGTTCGAAGCCGGCGGGCAGACAATGTTCATCGTCAACGAGACGGGCGCTCAATGGGGGAACGCCACCCCTAACCGAACACCGATTGAGGCGTCGGCGACGGTCACGAACCCGATGGCGATACCGATCCCGATCACGGAGATCCGATACACCATCCAACTGAACGGCATCGTCGTCGGGGACGGCGTCGCCGGCGAACAGTTCCTCCTCGAGCCGGAGCGGACGCAGACGCTCGAGGCGAACGCGACGATTGACAACGACAACCTCGACGAGTGGTGGGTGACACACCTCCGAAACAACGAGACGTCGACCCTGTCGGTCGAGTTCGACGCGACGCTCGAATTTGGTGGAGCCGAGCGAGAGGTTCCGCTGGAGTTCCTCTCCTACGAGCGGACGGTCCAGACGGACATGCTCGGATCGTCGGACACCGAGGCGGCCGGGTCGGCGGACGCCGATACGGCCGCCTCGTCGGACGGACGGGAGTCGGACCGGACTCGAAATCGGACCTCGACCGCGAATCGGTCCTGA
- a CDS encoding AIM24 family protein: protein MNVDEFVSANEPADGGRTFQLESSKLLDVALDGSVIAKAGSMIAYDGDVSFEGKSSAEGRITGFLKEAATGEGTPVMEATGTGHLYLADQEKKIQLLELNAGQSISVNGNDVLAFESSVTYEIRTVESIAGFSAGGMTNVFLEGPGTVAITTHGEPLVLRPPVRTDPSATVAWSGTTPGSHVDNALSNMIGQSSDETYQLEFTGSEGFVVVQPFEEQTPQ from the coding sequence ATGAACGTCGACGAATTCGTCAGCGCGAACGAACCCGCGGACGGCGGTAGAACGTTTCAACTCGAGAGTAGCAAGCTACTGGATGTCGCCCTCGACGGGTCGGTGATCGCGAAGGCCGGCTCGATGATCGCGTACGACGGCGACGTTTCCTTCGAGGGGAAGTCCTCCGCCGAAGGCAGGATTACCGGCTTCCTCAAGGAGGCGGCGACGGGTGAAGGGACGCCGGTGATGGAAGCGACCGGTACCGGCCATCTCTATCTCGCGGATCAAGAGAAGAAGATCCAGCTCCTCGAGCTCAATGCCGGTCAGTCGATCTCGGTCAACGGGAACGACGTGCTCGCGTTCGAGTCGAGCGTGACCTACGAGATTCGGACCGTCGAGAGCATTGCGGGCTTCTCGGCCGGCGGCATGACTAACGTCTTCCTCGAGGGGCCGGGCACCGTCGCGATCACGACCCACGGCGAGCCGCTGGTCCTCCGCCCGCCGGTCAGAACCGATCCCAGCGCGACTGTCGCCTGGAGCGGGACGACGCCCGGCAGCCACGTCGACAACGCACTCTCGAATATGATCGGCCAGTCCTCCGACGAGACCTACCAACTCGAGTTTACGGGCTCGGAGGGATTCGTGGTCGTTCAGCCGTTCGAGGAACAAACGCCGCAGTAG
- a CDS encoding LemA family protein: protein MSLFGTVLLGFAVLIVGYSIVRYLGHAQTRVVDAHEHCEKTWADIEVLLERRQSELEQLIDLTNEHVAHERDLLAGLVDAREGAIEAQSPEEAAAVAVSLREATREVYALSDEHPELASNDRFAELSDSIQRLEQRLEDRREQYNEAVATYNALLNTFPESTFAGRRGFTRRQPFVASRGAHEGVDVGDRLAVGSTTET, encoded by the coding sequence ATGAGTCTCTTCGGAACGGTACTCCTCGGATTCGCGGTCCTCATTGTTGGGTACAGCATCGTCCGGTATCTCGGACACGCACAGACCCGGGTCGTGGACGCCCACGAGCACTGCGAGAAGACCTGGGCCGATATCGAGGTCCTGCTGGAACGGCGACAGTCCGAACTCGAGCAACTGATCGACTTGACGAACGAACACGTCGCCCACGAACGGGACCTGCTCGCTGGTCTCGTCGACGCTCGCGAGGGGGCGATCGAGGCCCAGTCCCCCGAGGAGGCTGCCGCGGTTGCAGTCTCGCTCCGGGAGGCGACCCGGGAGGTCTACGCGCTGTCGGACGAACACCCGGAGCTGGCGTCGAACGACCGGTTCGCGGAGCTGTCTGACTCGATTCAGCGCCTCGAGCAACGGCTCGAGGATCGCCGCGAGCAGTACAATGAGGCCGTCGCCACGTACAACGCGTTGTTGAACACGTTTCCGGAGTCGACCTTCGCCGGTCGTCGCGGGTTTACCCGCCGGCAGCCCTTCGTGGCGTCCCGCGGGGCCCACGAGGGCGTCGACGTCGGTGATCGCCTCGCGGTCGGCTCGACGACCGAGACGTGA
- a CDS encoding peptidase zinc-dependent gives MTIFPHDNTPHAAVIPVGDPSPAACEEVAETLRETFEMQVPIRQPIEEPSRTGSDDHRASWVLKHIEDETPAVDLAVGVTESRIRMSRDQTAVFGVAAEFETVGVVSTARLLEGTEPTDLERERLAKETRSVAGTMLGLRTHLHDGGDGQPCAVAPGTTRRQLDAAPATYCEDCRNALTDASTYPKPPTPDDWTVRTRAESDGPAAGDDRSGRTWVDYLLAPIGFVIIGVIEFVALLGPVVNRLPRPGTGSTRDLPESVHTIYRTAKFWTNIVLYLASIFCWLLLTVSVHDRFFGPEFSDPAAIGIVLVSIVFGVFTAWMIKGIVGGIYDGLRVVADEEWS, from the coding sequence ATGACTATATTTCCACACGACAACACCCCGCACGCTGCGGTGATACCGGTCGGCGATCCGTCGCCGGCGGCGTGTGAGGAAGTCGCCGAGACGTTACGCGAGACGTTCGAGATGCAGGTTCCGATCCGACAGCCGATCGAGGAACCCTCACGAACGGGTTCGGATGACCACAGAGCGAGTTGGGTCCTCAAGCACATCGAGGACGAAACTCCGGCCGTCGACCTCGCCGTCGGCGTCACCGAGAGCAGGATCAGGATGAGTCGCGATCAGACCGCGGTGTTCGGCGTCGCGGCCGAGTTCGAGACGGTCGGGGTCGTCTCGACGGCTCGGCTGCTCGAGGGCACCGAGCCGACCGACCTCGAGCGCGAGCGGTTGGCCAAAGAGACTCGGTCGGTCGCCGGAACGATGCTCGGACTGCGAACGCACCTGCACGACGGTGGCGATGGCCAGCCGTGCGCCGTTGCGCCCGGAACGACCCGCCGTCAGCTGGATGCAGCACCGGCGACCTACTGCGAGGACTGCCGGAACGCGCTTACGGACGCCTCGACGTACCCGAAACCGCCGACACCCGACGACTGGACCGTCCGAACGCGCGCCGAGTCCGACGGACCCGCTGCCGGTGATGATCGCAGCGGCCGAACGTGGGTCGACTATCTCCTGGCACCGATCGGGTTCGTCATCATCGGGGTGATCGAGTTCGTCGCGCTGCTCGGGCCCGTCGTCAATCGACTCCCGCGTCCCGGCACCGGGTCCACTCGAGACCTGCCGGAATCGGTACACACGATCTATCGGACCGCCAAATTCTGGACGAACATCGTCCTCTATCTCGCGAGTATCTTCTGCTGGCTGCTCCTCACCGTGTCCGTCCACGACCGGTTTTTCGGCCCCGAGTTCTCTGACCCCGCCGCTATCGGGATCGTACTGGTGAGCATCGTATTCGGCGTGTTCACGGCCTGGATGATCAAAGGGATCGTCGGCGGGATCTACGACGGCCTCCGGGTCGTCGCCGACGAGGAGTGGTCATAG
- a CDS encoding class I SAM-dependent methyltransferase: MNSNEVRRQWAERTGAYSPEYYAYYGPDKRSEAIYSRLEQSVDRDAAILELGCSSGRHLAHLHDHGFENLHGIDVNDDAFDVMDETYPDLAADGTFYHDTIEAVVGDFEDGQFDAVYSVETLQHLHPDAEWVLEELTRITDNLLITVENEGEGDQSESDKPDVSYVNDDFPLYHRNWNRVFTELGLHEVDAESGKRDTVRAFRTSQE, from the coding sequence GTGAATTCTAACGAGGTCCGTCGCCAGTGGGCAGAGCGGACCGGAGCGTACTCACCGGAGTATTACGCCTACTACGGCCCCGACAAGCGGAGCGAGGCGATCTACAGTCGGCTCGAGCAGTCCGTCGACCGAGACGCGGCCATCCTCGAACTCGGCTGTAGTTCGGGTCGCCACCTCGCACACCTCCACGACCACGGTTTCGAGAACCTGCACGGGATCGACGTCAACGACGACGCGTTCGACGTGATGGACGAGACCTACCCCGACCTCGCCGCCGACGGGACGTTCTACCACGACACGATCGAAGCCGTCGTCGGCGATTTCGAGGACGGCCAGTTTGACGCCGTCTACTCCGTGGAAACGCTCCAGCACCTCCACCCGGACGCCGAGTGGGTCCTTGAGGAACTGACGCGGATCACCGACAACCTCCTCATTACCGTCGAAAACGAAGGCGAGGGCGACCAGTCGGAGTCGGACAAGCCCGACGTGAGCTACGTTAACGACGATTTCCCGCTCTACCACCGCAACTGGAATCGGGTCTTCACCGAGTTGGGCCTCCACGAGGTCGACGCCGAGTCGGGGAAGCGAGATACCGTCCGAGCGTTCCGCACTTCTCAGGAATAG